The window GCCGGTCGGCGACACCCCCGCCATCATCCGCCAGCCCGGCGGCTTCACGATCATAGACGCGGACAACTCCTACTGCGGCCGTGGCAACAAGTTCTGCACGCGGTTcaaccgccgcggcgcggcggtgatggaggtCTTGTTTGAGCACCCGGACgaccacggcggcgacgataACGTGGCGCCGCACGACGCGGTtgctgcgccatcgctgACCGTCCACGGCTACCGTGCCGATGGTACGCCTTTCGAGTTCGACGTCTACAGCGACTGGCGCGTCGGGCGTTACGTCGGCGACGGTTGGTGGGTGCGGCTGCCCCCAgaggccaccgctgccacttCATCGTCTTTCAGAGGCAAcgaggcagcgcacgcgGGACTCtacgagctgcgccgcacccaGGACGGGTTCCGGCACGAGGAGACGCGGTGggccacagcagcggaggTAGACGCGTGGCTGAGGCAGGTCGCGGCAAGCGGGAAGGCGACGGTGCCGGGAGAGTtggcgccgcggcacacGAAAGAGGAGCTCGCCGAGGTGCGCGCCCACCGCCTCAAGACGAAGGTGAAGCGCACCTGAGCAGTCTAGTGTGATGTGGCGGCGCCCCCTTCGCGttcgacagcagcgcaccttGTTCTTCATGGATGCATGCCTGTGTGCGCCCACGACCACCACCCAGCATGTCGTCGCCGGCCCGCTCCATTGCACACAttgatgcgcgtgtgtgagcaCCGTTTCGGCAACGGGTGCGTAGCCTGGGCATGGCtggtgggggcggggcgggggcagTGGAGCAAGAACAAAAtgaagcggtgcagcacacacacgcgacgGTGAGTTGTGACGCACGCCCGTCCTTGACGCGGGTGCGCCTTCGTTTGAGAGAAGGAgaccctcccctcaccccatCCCTCATGCATTGCATGTCTTGTGTGCCTTCGACTCTGAGTCTTCTTCCAACAcgacctccctccctctctccctcgtgtCACCTCCGGAGGAGTCcgtggtgcgtgtgtcggcgccgctcgacgccgttcttcttttctctgtcgCCCTTTTAGAGCATCCGGCGTCTTtcacactctctctctccgtctttccgttgttgtttgtttAGTTCTGATGTCGTCCACGTGGCTTCACGCGCTGCGGGCGTACGCGACGCGCACTAATGCGACGCCCGCATCGCTCGTCGCTCGATGTCGCCTCTTCGACCAACTGTgtgctgtgcagctgcgcgggcTGCCAagcgcgcagctgcatccCGATGCCCTCCCCGTCCTCCGCGAGGCGCGTTGGTCACTGCTGCGTGAAGGCACCACTGCTGAcaaggcggagctgctggagcacatTGTACGGCAGTATGCGCAAGCAAGCGAGAAGGCCATGTACGCAGCGCCCACGGCGTCTTGCAGTCCGGACGGCATAAGCGGCAGTGCAGAcgcgcagcgcaagcagcCGGGAAAGAAAAGCAGTCGCACGCGCTCCCTGCAAGATCGGCCGCCACAGCATGCGACTCGCAGCTGTAACTCCGGCAGCCTCCTCTCCGATGTGCAGCTCAGCGAGATgagtgtgctgcagcagctgctgctggagcaggtGCAGTGCCTTGTTGAGGCCAAGGTGTCTGACATTCCCTTGTCGGCACGCCACTACCGCTACCCGATGCGCTCCCCGCTGCTCGCCACGGTAAGCCCAgagctgccgcttctcctgctggaggagctcaCACTACAGAGCACAGCagtgtcgccgtcgtcgtcgtcatcggcTCAGTCGAACATAAACTGGGAGGCGCGCGTTGACTGCTGTGTCGGCCTCGTCGCGGCGGGTCatgtgcaggaggcgctcgcTCTGTGCGGCGATGATGGTAGCGCTTTTCGCGCTGTGATGCAccgcgtggcgccgctgcgtcgcgacgggtggcggtgcgcgtgggcgCTGGCCGATGCAGCCCCGCTCTCTCGCGTCCTggacgacgccaccgccgccgcgggcggCACTGCCTCTCTCGATTGGCTGCGCGgggtgctggaggcggtggacaTGCGCCACCGAGCGGCCGTGGGGGCGCGGCAAGTAAGTGACAgtgccaatgccgagcggAATCATGTGTTCGAGTGGGTGGatcgtctgcgccgcctgaTTGTGCTGTCGAGCAAGGTGCCCTTGGCCGGTGCagaggggcagcagcagcagcagcgcgtgtccgcgacggcgctgcggctaATCATGGACACTTACTTGTCTGTCTGTCCAGCTAGCCGCTGGCGGGATGCAGTcggggcggtgctggaaCTAGCTGCTGCAACTgacgcagcgcctgctgcggcgcaagcggcaggggagggcaactgctgcgccgacgcggtgACAACGGGGCGCCTGATGTCCATCCTTAAAGCCGCAGAGCAGCCGTGGATGGTGCTGCTTTTCTTCTACGGCGacccgctggcgctgcaggtcgCGTCTTCGGGGTCGCGCAACGACAGCAACACCAAGCGTCCCGACAGCGATGCTCCCGCAAGGTGGCAAGTCAGCGACAAGTCTGTTCAGGCGAAGGTGGAGGAATGCgtgcgagcagcgcgcgACGCCGACCGCCTCACAGTGGCAACGGGCACGATTCTGAGCGAACGCGACAAGCGCCACGCCGCTATCTACAACCACGCCATggtcgccctcgccgccacggGGCACCACACGGAAGCCATGCACTTCTACCGTACGCTGCCGGTCCTGCTTGTCAACTGCTACACTCACTGGTCCGTGCTGCAACTCTTCTTGCAGCCGACAAGGGACAGCcgtgccgcctctgcgctcCGCACGTCGGAGAACTACAACCattgcgcgcgcgctctccgaCACCTAATTCGAATGAGCACGGCGGAGTCagaagcagcgcatgcgcacacccaGGTgaacggcaacagcagcggcgtgcatCCGGCGACACCGATCCGCTGCACACGCAACCAAGGCGGCGTGTGGGAATCCATGATACTATGGGCCGCACTCCGGCGAGACGCCGAGACGGTTGACCTGTGCGCCACGCATGCGCCGGTCGTGTCTCGATATGCGCATCTCATTGCCCTACtctccgccgctgcatcgcgcaGCGACGGTTGGtcagcggcgcaggcacaAGTCCGCCAcatgtgcgccgcgccgcgcaccacgctgaaggagctgaGCCTGGCGACAGCAGTCATGGCCTCGTTTTTTCCGCGCTGGCCGGccggcactgccgcggcagagctgccggtgcgcgcggAGCTGTTTGACGAGGTGGCACACTCGATGGCTCCCCTCGTCGGCCGCAGTCAGTCTCGCATGGACGAGAtgctccagctccttgtCGGCTACTCCGTCAGcctccggcggcgccgccgtatGCCCATGACACCgcaggacgaggcggcggcacttgATGGCATCCTTGTCAAGGAGAACATCCTCGCGAGCACCATGGACCTGGCCCGCCCACGCGCCGGGTACGCCTCTGACGTCGACAGCGCGCGAAGCTGCGACaacggcgcggcaggcgacCCCGGTGCGTGGCGCACGGTGGTGCATGTAATGATCTCCGTTGCGGAGCGGCAGGGACTCTCGGCCGCACGGGCCGCACCAGCACTCGTGTCGGCCGGTGTCCCTGCCGAAATGGCGATCGACCTGCTGCCCATGTAAGCCGGGCATGCGGCCTCCTGTGCAGTTTTTCCCGTTTTCGGCTTTGGCCTCGGCACGCCGCCCCCCCCACAGAGATtgacaaaaacaaaaacgaaagcCGCGGGCGGGGCGAACGCTTCGCGCGCGGGGCGCGCCGCCCCACCCGCCCGCCCGCACGAACGCCCCCNNNNNNNNNNNNNNNNNNNNNNNNNNNNNNNNNNNNNNNNNNNNNNNNNNNcccgccccacccccctcccacaccacccaccccaAACCCCACCCTAGCCCGACTTTTCCGCGCACCCCCCTCCACGacgaagagggaagggatacacacacacacacacgccccgcAGCACGGGGCCCACCGACCCCACCCCCCTGTGTGCGAggggaagccgagcagccccccAGCCCGTTCCAACCCCGAaccgccgctggcgatgGCCGGGCCGAGCACCTACGACGTAGCGCCGTCCGAGCaacctgcgacagtgaacacgcCCGCGCCGCCCCGCGAGCGATGCACCAAGGGTGCGGGCGGAGTTCGGCGCAGGGGCCACGCGGGGATGGCTAGACCGGCGcatcgctgcaccgcgtgtGCCTctacggctgcctcgcgccgTGGGTTGGCGGCATGTCGGGGGACCGGGGGCCCAGGCCCACCACGCCACGCGCCCCGTGGACGGCAAAAAGAGGGGCCGCCCGCCAAccaggcgccgccgcctgggCCACACCCCCGCCCGCGAGAGGAGGGCAAGGAAACGACGCTGAAGGGGGCGGGTGAGAGAGCCCCGGGGCAGCCAGGCCGGCACCCCGCATTGTGGAAACGTTTCCGCCGGATACAGAAGCGTTTTCGTGCCAGGGGCGCTTACGCGTGCGTCTCGCCGCATGTGAAaagcgttttttttttttgccgctTTCATCCTTAGTCCTATTTCTTTGCTGAAAAACGGTGTCGCTGGCGAATTCTTACAAAGCCCCGCTCTCTGATATTGGACTCGAATTACGACAAGCAATACACATCGTCTCTTGAGAGCGCCTTGGTTAGCGGAGGCGCGGGCAAGTTCACTTCACCGCCCTCGCTGTCCTTATGACTTTCTGACGCATccggcgccgcagatggTCGCTTCTCCACTCCCACTCACTTGCCCTCTTACTTCCTGACCTCTTGGCTTTCTTTCGACGTGCACTGTGTTCCCAGCTGTGCAAGAAGAGAACGAAGTCGTTTTTTCTCTCGACATACTCTGTTTCTGCTCAAGAGCCGCTTGAAAGGAAACGTGTTTACAGTTATACCTTTCATTTTCACCCATCGTCTCAACAATGGCTGACGAAGGCGCTATGGATATTCGTCTGGTGCTAAAGGGCCCAAACGGCGAGTTCAAAGTAGACCGCGACCTTTATATCATTGTCCACTGTGACGATGGCAAGTACATCGAGGTGTCGAAAAACTACATCAAACAGTGCCCGTTCATTGAGGAAGCCGAGGGCGAGATCCCAGAGTTTGGCTACCCAgccgcggtgctggagcACCTTATTCGCTGGGCGGTCCACTATGGCGTAGATGGCCATGCCGCTAGCCAGCTGACTCGCCCATGCATTTACCGTGATTTCTCTTACGTTGTGACAGACAAGTGGGATAATGATTTCTTCAACCAGCGTCTTTGCTCGCCTCTGAACCAGAAGCATTACCTCCTGACAATGACGGCAGCTGAGCAGTTTGGCATGCAGGGACTGCTCGACTTTATGTGCATCGGCCTCGGCTGCAAGCTCCGTGGCAAGGACGACAACGGCATCATTCACGAGGTCATGGGCCTTGACAAAGAGACGGAGATCACAAGCGAGGATTTGGAGGAGGTGTCGAGGGACTACCCATGGTTTGATGATGCTGTGAAGGCCACGACGAAGAAGTGAGAAAATTATGAAGGCATCGGTGTCGAAAAGCGCTCTTGTTGCGCTAGTGTGTCGACATGTGCACAATCGAAGGAGAAAAATCAAtatatgcatacatatatatacatatatatgaAATGTTGCGTTACGCACGGCATTGAAAAAGGCGATCACTAAAGTTTTTTCTGTATATGTTCATCGGTAAAGTCGCAAGAAGCCATCTATCTTGTCTCCAAAGTTCATTGACGGCGtaaagacaaaaaaaaagcacgaTCGAAGACTTATACCTCAGCGTGGCACTCGTGGTTGAGCAACAGCATCATTCACGAATATCACACGCTAGATGTGAGCATAGTGGCCGAAGCAGAGATGCGCGCATCCTTGTGTTCGTGTCCTATCGCCACAGATACAGCACCAATCATTCCACGACCTTGTCCTGGTTTTGGTGGTGGCAAAGCCAGCAAAAATGAGTATGCCGCctgtgcgctgctgtgttGAATTATTTCGAACTCTTTCCGTGTCTATCATTATTGTTTATATTGCATTTGCTTTCCCCCTCACTCTATCATGGATGACTTCGCACGCTGATATACAACCGGATTTATCATTTGATATTCGGATTATTAttattgttttttttttatcaaacacgaaaaaaaaatgtaaATATATTATTTGTAATTTGGCTCGCACTTGGATCCCTGCCAAGTAGCAAAGGAAGAAGCTGACCTACCGTTTGGCCTCAGACGTGCCTGCAACACCACTCTTTTTTTATGCGCAGTCAGTAAAGCGTTTTTCTCTGTGTCGTGCACCTGCCGGTCGGATGTTCATCCAACGGTGAGCCTTTTGAATATTTATTTTCTTGATTTCTCACAGCGCACCACAAAAGGGATGGGCAAGCCAGGCAAAAAGGCCGGAAAGGGGCTTCTCGCCCCTACCAACCCAAACCGGCGCACCGACCCAAATAAGACTAGTCTTCGGGATCAGCGCACCATTAAGCGGCTGAAAATGTACAAGTCGAAAATTAAACGTGACGAAAAGGGCAACATCATCAAAGGAAGCGTGCTCAAAGCATCCGATCGCATTGAGCAGCAGATGGCGCGCATTGCACCTGACCGCCGTTGGTTCGGCAACACCCGGACCATCGGCCAGGAGGCGCTTCAGAAGTTCCGCGAAGAAATGGGAGCCAAGTATAAAGACCCGTACAGCGTCATCATCAAGCAGTCCAAGCTGCCGTTGAGCCTTCTTGAAGAGCCGAAGAACACTGACGGAAGCATCCGTAAAGAAATGGAGTGGGACAAAACGTTTGGTGATAAGGCGAACCGCAAGCGGGTGCGACTCAATGCTGTGGACATGTCAACCTTGGCGACAGAGGCCAACGCCAAAGGTGACTATTACAACTGCAAccagaaagagaaggaccGCGATTTGATGAAGGGGGTGCACAAGGATCGCGACGATAAAACCAGAAACGGGATTTTGATGACCAAGGGTCAATCAAACCGAATTTGGTGCGAGCTGTACAAGGTGATTGACAGCTCGGATGTAGTGCTGTACGTCGTCGACGCGCGCGATCCGATGGGTACGCGAAGTACTTTTCTGGAGGATTTCATGCGGCGTGAGAAAAAATATAAACACTTCGTTCTGGTGTTGAACAAGTGCGATTTAGTGCCTCTGTGGGCCACGGCTCGCTGGCTTCAGATTCTCAGCAAGGACTATCCCACCATTGCTTTCCATGCCAGTGTGAATCACCCTTTTGGCAAAGGTAACGTCATTTCTTTACTCCGGCAGTTTGCGCGTCTGCACAACGTAacgcaccgcggcagcaagCGCACCAAGACGCCGATTTCTGTGGGTGTGATTGGTTACCCAAATGTGGGAAAGAGCTCGCTGATTAACACGCTACGTCGTAAATCCGTCTGCAAGGTGGCACCCATTCCTGGTGAGACGAAGGTGTGGCAGTATGTTGCTCTGACACGCAGTATCTTCCTCATCGACTGCCCCGGCGTGGTGTACGACCGGGAGTCGAACAACGATATTcaggcggtgctgaaggGTGTCGTGCGTGTGGAGCGTCTCGGAAATGCGGACAAGACTGATGTCGTGGATACCGTGTTGAAGATTGTCAAGCACGGCGATATTGTGGCCACTTATGGCGTCAGAGAATGGCGCGACGTTGTTGATTTTCTCGAGAAGCTTGCAAAGCTGCGCGGAAAGCTGGTTGCTGGAGGTGAGCCGGACGTAGAAGCTGCCGCGCGCATGGTCTTGTACGACTGGCAGCGCGGGCGTCTGCCGTGGTTTAACGCGCCGCCGTTCGAGTCCAATAAACACCA of the Leishmania donovani BPK282A1 complete genome, chromosome 5 genome contains:
- a CDS encoding GTPase, putative, whose amino-acid sequence is MGKPGKKAGKGLLAPTNPNRRTDPNKTSLRDQRTIKRLKMYKSKIKRDEKGNIIKGSVLKASDRIEQQMARIAPDRRWFGNTRTIGQEALQKFREEMGAKYKDPYSVIIKQSKLPLSLLEEPKNTDGSIRKEMEWDKTFGDKANRKRVRLNAVDMSTLATEANAKGDYYNCNQKEKDRDLMKGVHKDRDDKTRNGILMTKGQSNRIWCELYKVIDSSDVVLYVVDARDPMGTRSTFLEDFMRREKKYKHFVLVLNKCDLVPLWATARWLQILSKDYPTIAFHASVNHPFGKGNVISLLRQFARLHNVTHRGSKRTKTPISVGVIGYPNVGKSSLINTLRRKSVCKVAPIPGETKVWQYVALTRSIFLIDCPGVVYDRESNNDIQAVLKGVVRVERLGNADKTDVVDTVLKIVKHGDIVATYGVREWRDVVDFLEKLAKLRGKLVAGGEPDVEAAARMVLYDWQRGRLPWFNAPPFESNKHHRDAMEQPQEKHMKLIEHYSTFNVVDDTIHRGDEEQDEADDGDEESVNEAPEEDQLDSGSEAEKDEEAVKPSKPSKTDRLPAKKMHTQLATVATYVREQEEKQRKARRQQKRKAARKGQERVEAFSADADRESDDALWARFLAAAQE